The Mycobacterium avium subsp. avium genomic sequence AGGAGTGCGGCACCGGCGGACAACCGACGCCCGAGGGCCGGCACCGCGACGGTGTCACCCTGGTCAGCTCGCTGTTGGTGGCCCGGCGCAACGCCATCGGCGGCGAGAGCGCGGTGTACGAGGCCGACGGCCGGCGGCTGCTGGCGGCGACGCTGGCCGAGCCGGGCACCCTGCTGGTCAGCGACGACCGCCGCACCCTGCACCAGGTGTCGCCGATCCGGCCGCTCGAGGGCGACGGCCCGGCCCGCCGGGACGTCCTGGTGATCACCTTCGCGTCCGGCCGGCCCTGATCGTCGCGGTATCGTGGCCGCGGTGACTCCAGTTTTCGTCGATGTCGACACCGGCGTGGATGATGCGCTGGCGCTGATGTACCTGTTCGCCAGCCCGGACGCCGACGTGGTGGGCATCGCATCGACCGGCGGAAACGTTGCGGTGGAGCAGGTTTGCGAAAACAACCTGGGCCTGCTGCAGCTGTGCGGGCTGACCGGCATCCCGGTGTCCAAGGGATCCGGGCAGACCCTGACCGGCCCGATGCGGCTGCCGTCAAAAGTCCACGGCCCCAGGGGATTGGGCTATGCCGAGCTACCGCCCAGCGACCACCGGGTCACCGACCACGACTCGGCGAGCGCCTGGGTGCGCGCCGCGCACGCCCACCCCGGGGAGCTGATCGGGGTGGCGACCGGGCCGCTGACCAACCTGGCGCTGGCGCTGCGGGCCGAGCCCGCGCTGCCGACCCTGCTGCGCCGGCTGGTGATCATGGGCGGCTCCTACGACCATCGGGGCAACACCACCGCGGTGGCGGAATGGAACATCAGCGTGGACCCCGAGGCCGCGGCCGAGGTGCTGGCCGGCTGGGGTGGCGCCGACGCCGGACGGGAGCGGCTGCCGATCCTGTGCGGGCTGGACCTGACCCGCAAGGTGGCGATGACGCCGGATCACCTGACGCGGCTGGCCACCGCCGCGGACTCCGGCACCCGCCCGCTGAGTGCCGACGACGAACCCGGAACCCGGTCGGCGGCCGCCAACCCGCTGATCCGGGTGATCGAGGACGCGATGCGGTTCTACCTGGAGGCCTATCACGACCTCGGCCACGGCTATCAGGCGCACATGCACGACCCGTTGGCCGCCGCCGTCGCGCTGGACCCCACGCTGGTGGCCACCCGTCCGGCGACGGTGGAGATCGAGTTGACCGGCACCCTGACCCGCGCCATGACGGTCACCGACTGGTCGGGTCGTCGAGAACCCAACGCGCTCATCGGGATTGATGTGGACTCGGCGGCATTCTTCGACCGGTTCATCGAACGGGTGGGGCCGTTCGCCCGCCGGGTGGGCGGCGGCCAGTGACGACGGTATCCGCGAAACGAAGGCGGGCCGTCACACGAAAATCGGCGGTTGCCGGTCACCTGCGCCGGTGACGTCGGCGGATTGTGTTTTCATGAAGATGGACGAGTGGGGGCGCGACGTCACGCGTGGACGGCTCCCGTCAAGTGAAAGGTATCGAGTGTCATGACGGAGCTGGTTACCGGGGAAACGCTGCCGAACGTGGTCGTCACTGGCATCGCCATGACGACCGCGCTGGCAACCGACGCCGATACCACCTGGAAGCTGTTGCTGGACAGTCAAAGTGGTATCCGCAAGCTCGAGGATTCCTTCGTCGAGGAGTTCGACCTGCCGGTGCGCATCGGCGGTCACCTGCTGGAGGATTTCGACGACGGGCTGACCCGGGCCGAGCGGCACCGGATGGGCTACCTGCAGATGATGTCGACGGTGCTGGGCCGGCGGGTCTGGGAGAACGCCGGCTCGCCCGAAGTTGACAGTAACCGGCTCATGGTGTCCATCGGCACCGGCCTGGGCTCGGCGGAGCAGATCGTGTTCAGCTACGACGACCTGCGTGCGCGGGGCATGAAGGGGGTCTCGCCGCTGGCGGTGTCGAAGTACATGCCCGACGGCGCGGCCGTCGCGGTGGGCCTGGAACGGCACGCCAAGGCCGGCGTGATCACGCCGGTGTCGGCGTGCGCGTCGGGCTCCGAGGGCATCGCCCAGGCGTGGCGCAGCATCGTCTTCGGCGAGGCCGACGTCGCAATCTGCGGCGGCGTGGAGGTCCGCATCGAGGCGGTGGCGATCGCGGCGTTCGCCCAGATGCGCATCGTGATGTCGACCAAGAACGACGACCCCGTCGGCGCCTGCCGCCCGTTCGACCGGGACCGCACCGGCTTCGTGTTCGGCGAGGCCGGCGCGCTGATGGTGATCGAAACCGAGGAACACGCCAAGGCCCGCGGCGCCAACATCCTGGCCCGCATCATGGGCGCCAGCATCACCTCCGACGGCTACCACATGGTCGCCCCGGACCCCAACGGCGAACGCGCCGGACACGCCATGAGCCGCGCCATCCAGCTGGCCGGCCTGACGCCCGGCGACATCGATCACGTCAACGCGCACGCCACCGGCACCTCGGTGGGCGACGTGGCCGAGAGCAAGGCCATCAACAACGCGCTGGGCCCGCACGGCGGCAACGCCGCCGTCTACGCCCCCAAGGCCGCGCTCGGCCACTCGGTCGGCGCCGTCGGCGCCGTCGAGTCCATCCTGACCGTGCTGGCCCTGCGCGACCAGGTCGTCCCGCCCACCCTGAACCTGGAAAACCTCGACCCCGAAATCGATTTGGACGTGGTGGCGGGCAAACCGCGACCGGGCAACTACCAGTACGCGATCAACAACTCGTTCGGCTTCGGCGGCCACAACGTCGCCATCGCCTTCGGACGGTACTGAAACCACCGTCGCGCCGGCCCTCGTTTGGTGATCCGAGCAGAGGGTAAAGCAGCGACTATGGCCTTCGCCGAGTATCAGAACGAGCTCTACGACCAGTCGTTGCACGGCAACCAGCCGCAGTATCCGATCAGATTCGAGGAGCTGGAGGCCAAGGCGTCGGCGGCGATGACCCCGAAGGTGCTGGGGTATGTCGCCGGCGGCGCCGGCGACGAGCACACCCAGCGGGCCAACTGCGAGGCGTTCAAGCGGTGGGGCTTGTACCCGCGGATGGGGATCGCCCCCGAACAGCGCGACATGTCC encodes the following:
- the kasB gene encoding 3-oxoacyl-ACP synthase KasB translates to MTELVTGETLPNVVVTGIAMTTALATDADTTWKLLLDSQSGIRKLEDSFVEEFDLPVRIGGHLLEDFDDGLTRAERHRMGYLQMMSTVLGRRVWENAGSPEVDSNRLMVSIGTGLGSAEQIVFSYDDLRARGMKGVSPLAVSKYMPDGAAVAVGLERHAKAGVITPVSACASGSEGIAQAWRSIVFGEADVAICGGVEVRIEAVAIAAFAQMRIVMSTKNDDPVGACRPFDRDRTGFVFGEAGALMVIETEEHAKARGANILARIMGASITSDGYHMVAPDPNGERAGHAMSRAIQLAGLTPGDIDHVNAHATGTSVGDVAESKAINNALGPHGGNAAVYAPKAALGHSVGAVGAVESILTVLALRDQVVPPTLNLENLDPEIDLDVVAGKPRPGNYQYAINNSFGFGGHNVAIAFGRY
- a CDS encoding nucleoside hydrolase, with translation MAAVTPVFVDVDTGVDDALALMYLFASPDADVVGIASTGGNVAVEQVCENNLGLLQLCGLTGIPVSKGSGQTLTGPMRLPSKVHGPRGLGYAELPPSDHRVTDHDSASAWVRAAHAHPGELIGVATGPLTNLALALRAEPALPTLLRRLVIMGGSYDHRGNTTAVAEWNISVDPEAAAEVLAGWGGADAGRERLPILCGLDLTRKVAMTPDHLTRLATAADSGTRPLSADDEPGTRSAAANPLIRVIEDAMRFYLEAYHDLGHGYQAHMHDPLAAAVALDPTLVATRPATVEIELTGTLTRAMTVTDWSGRREPNALIGIDVDSAAFFDRFIERVGPFARRVGGGQ